AGATCATCTGGATAGAGGAACAGATACCTGAAGCACGCCACCACACATCTTTCATAATACCCCTGATCAAACAGAAAATCGCAAAAGCTTGTGAGCTCCTCTTTCTGGTACCCAGTGTATTCCTTCCATTGCTCCTCCAGATCGGCTACAGTACCGTAAGTTGTCTGAGCGGGCAAAGGTGATAACGCCATTGCCCATATAAAAAGGTTGTATAAGTATCTTTTCAGCATGGAGACTACTTCAACAATGTCATTTTCTTCGTTTCAGAAAAATCTCCGGCCACAAACTTGATGTAGTATATACCGGCTGAAACAGGAACCCCTTTATCATTTAGCCCTGACCAATTCATGGAATGACTCCCCGCCGACAGGTTGCCTCGTACCAAAAGAGCGACCTCCCTCCCCAACATGTCGTAAACGGCTAACCGAATATCAGAATCACCGGGCAAGTCGAAACTGAATGTAGTGGTGGGATTAAACGGATTAGGATAATTTTGATGTAGTGCAAACTGTGCTGGCACCAGTTTACTGTGCTCATGAACAGCGAGCCAGTTCACTTCATAGGTTACAGGATTCTGCTCATCGGGATATACACAGAGAACGTTCTCACCATCGGCATCAGATAGTATAACATCTTCATTAGAGTCAAGATAGAATGACAGCTGGGACGGTAGTCTTTTCACCACATCAAACATGACCTCTACCAGAACCCCTTCCGAGCTCTGCACAGTCTGCCCTCCTTCAAGGTCCAAACCTAAAACAGTGGTCGATCCGTCGGCATGTTCTATTCCCCACACTTCCCAGTCGGCGGCCTTGCCGCCAGTTCGGGCCCAGTTAAAACGCAACGTGCCGTTAGAATTATTACGCAATGTAAACTGAAATCCCCTGAGAGCCTCATTGTCAAATACCACAATTGGCACCAGGACCGAGGTATCCGTTCCCGCAACGGCTGAGGAAAAGCCGAGGCATCCACACTGGCCGGTGGCTACCGTATCACCAAATGTGACACTGGTGGAGTCTAAATCAACATACCGGGCGGTTTCGTTGGGACAGTCAATCTCCGCTGACAACGTTGAGATAAGATAAACAAATGGCAGAAAGCGCTTCATAGCAAAATCATTGTTAATGAAGGAATCTACACATCATCGCTTGTAATAATGAAAAAGGAGCAGCTTTACTTCAAAAGGGTCATCTTCCGGATCCGGAAATCATTGCCGGCCCTAACAGAGAGTAGATAGATACCCGCCGCCACGTGATTACCGCGCATTTCAGTGCCATCCCAATTTAGCAGGTGCAAGCCGCCATTCATCTGTTCGGAAGCTAATATTTTCACCTCTCTACCGGTTACATCATAAACAACGGCGGTGACAAAACGTTCATTCGGAAGGCTGAGTTCAACTGCCGTTGTAGGATTGAACGGGTTGGGATAGTTATCTGATACTGAAAATTTTATAGGTAACTCATCAGGCACATCAGCTATGGATAATGCCGGATCATAGATTATTCCTGTGCGAAAAGGTCCGCCCCTATACATCCGCCAGCGGGTGCCATCACCGGCCCTCGTCTTCACATCTATAACTACAAGCTGCGTGGATGCCGCTGCCGCAATTTCCGGGTCACCGTCACCATCCAGATCACCCACTGTGAAGGAACTCTCCACCGACCCCTTCAGATTGATCGGAAAACTGGACACTACCGTACCGTCAAGATTAACGGCGAAAAGCATCCCTTCGGTGAGTGAGGCCACCACCTCAGCCACGCCGTTGTTATCCAGATCAAATGCTACGGGTGAACTCTTTAAAGCTGTGGTGCCACCCAAGTAAAATGGCCAGCCCGACATCTCTAATAGCTGATTCTCGGAATAGCGGACCCCGTAGAGCTTCCCATCATTGGCGCCAAAAATAATTTCATAGGTACCGTCACCGTCCAAATCATCAACCATGGGTGAACTTTGAACATGCCCGCCCACGGCATAGGTGGCTAGGGACTTCCCTTGCCAATCAATAATGTGGAGCTTGTCATCATCAG
Above is a genomic segment from Candidatus Neomarinimicrobiota bacterium containing:
- a CDS encoding T9SS type A sorting domain-containing protein, giving the protein MKRFLPFVYLISTLSAEIDCPNETARYVDLDSTSVTFGDTVATGQCGCLGFSSAVAGTDTSVLVPIVVFDNEALRGFQFTLRNNSNGTLRFNWARTGGKAADWEVWGIEHADGSTTVLGLDLEGGQTVQSSEGVLVEVMFDVVKRLPSQLSFYLDSNEDVILSDADGENVLCVYPDEQNPVTYEVNWLAVHEHSKLVPAQFALHQNYPNPFNPTTTFSFDLPGDSDIRLAVYDMLGREVALLVRGNLSAGSHSMNWSGLNDKGVPVSAGIYYIKFVAGDFSETKKMTLLK